The genomic window CGCAAAGATCTGACTTGagaaattgatccaaatctagaCCTAAATTAGGCTAAAATGAGAAACTCTTACCATTCATCTCAATTTTTCTCAAATTAAGGGCTAATTAAACTTGCAATTTATTTGTACTCGAGCCTTCTTCACCAGAAGAATATCAGATCTAGGGATCGGACTCAGAAGATTATAGAGTTTTGGATCTGAtcaatgataaattttattttatctctgaatttatttttatatatattcatgTGTTTAAAaagtagattttatatataaaaatttaaaaattattaaagtttgaaagtatctatgtatgtataaaaaataatttaaaagtgTTGGATCAAGCATAATATCACCTCTGCATGAtataagatttgaaaagagataattttttattttaatattgcatgatttccagaaataaaaattatatatgttcatctttgcatgaatttttgaataaaaattattttgttactTCTTTGGAGGATGTGATAATTTGAGTTGATATTGTTATAAAATTAAGTATGATTATTTATGAAAAgtgattatgatgaaattatgaaAAAACTCTCTAATTAGACaatgatttagatctaactaatagAACTGATCGTTGGCCACACGTTAGAAACGTATTTTTTCTAGGTCTATTGGAGTTTCATAGTTtcatacatataattttttttcaaaataagaatatagtgaaatttaaaattttcagattaaatctaattcaatctaatatgcataaaatcaaatcttcaaactataaacaggattatcatatgtgagataggattcagatacagaaatcaaatagaaaaaataaataaaaaatataccttAGTATGGATCAATCTTTATCATGAATTGATGATTATGGATATCTTCTGAAGGTCTCTTGTAGccgtacaagtatccgacctctacggatattcatacgagactctgatctgatcagaagctttttgatctcaccagagtgctagtttccttacagagatcgcatcttgacagttgaaaatatttttttctctcaagacactcttagaaaagaagaagatgataggaggatcttgatctctaggttagagatcatgagaagaaccattttttctcttttcttcctaaaattcatgtaccaaatctctacaatagagatgtaaaaatttttatctaatttttgaacaaagagaagaggagacacccatatctaaacatggataaaaaagagggagagatgtcctaacaaccaatacttgattgttggtaagaaagaagagataaccaTGAACTTACCTCACTTCCTCCACCCTCACGTCGCACCTCTCTCCCTTtgaattttccatgcacaaatctCCTCTAATTTTGGCATCAAATCTGATCTCTATCTCAACCCCAAACATCTCTCAcaacccatgtttaaataggctcAAGGGAGTTGGAATTTgattaggagataagagtccttgTAGCCTTggactttctctttttatgctgcCCAACACACATCTGACTTGCACCCAAGTTTTTCACGGAAGAAAGGGGATTAGGAGTCCTTCTTACACACTAAAAAAGGGAGCAAAGATGGCATCAAAAACTGGTTTGGCGTGGGACCTTGTTGGCACATGGAAAGGAAGAAGTTTAGTCTTCATGGGACTCTCTtttaggtggctgttttaaacTCAATAAACtctaatcaatcctaatcatattaggacctaattagacccaaatagataaaaaatcaaatctgatttggagctcaaattatttagattaaatatcacctaattggaaggagtcctagtctttttggactctcacttggtgcttgagtcaaactcaatttaattctaatccaattagatttgatgcacccatgaaaatgagaattcttagtccaaataaaaCTTATACATCCtagtttaattaaaaattgagtcaaatccaaattataattcaaataggaatcattctcttatgtaatttaaattatcttataatccaatcaggtttgatcaaatcaaactcatgtcaagtcaaattaaatctaatttaattagacttgatgcaagccccatagctaatcaaattgagttacttaataatctaattactaattaatccttctttaactcactaactctttaacgagttacataatgcaacttttgcattggatcaatcattaatcaaattgataatcaaatcctgtcatgattcataatcgtaattcaaccatctgatcagtcaattttttttttgtgtgtgactttataggttctattctatctgatagtgagatatattgtgattcctatcacaatatcattgaaattcttttcaatggttgGAATCATTCcgactctgcccatcaaggatcatcgatcatcaagatgatactcgtggatctcacaatccatcagtgacacctagcagtatataatgacaatccagcagaataaaaagtgataACTTCTAGGTgaattaacgtatgatacagtctctctatcgtgagtcctgatcgGATGACAGATTATAGATGAATCGTCAAATCTTatcattggtcatatgatagattcaatcagctcgagtctatgtatgatccttatggaaactctttttcattaatcacactactatggctatgATTTAAAGACTCAACTTCATAAATCTCATatgactactctcttctgctaggatcgatagatcccatcttgatgcgtatccttactcctacagtggatcaacttcATCAACATCCATTACAAAAGCTCATCGAGAcctatgtttatgtatcagtcaaactccagcaacctcactgtgagtagtaatgccatctcaagtcaaaggaccagtcatacaattgCAGTATTAAaaaagttactaacgagtgagcagacatccatatgacttctcatgttggtcatgctcagtactaattattctctaacaaccacctgcactctcactccagtatcactacactgcagactcgagactcatctgtccaaaagaagcgatccatgcactgatctatccggattaatcactatctccatgataatcctatgaccaagagtaatttaggaattaaccatcaatgatacatgtctcaaattcttaactctttgagaatttatgtcatcatcttgttaatcccttggataattcatggacacataaaacatgaatgataatataaagttCAATAAAGTACAAGAACATGtcctagaaatataatatgcatcaaccaagattggcttctaggatatacatcccaCAGGCCATACGTTAGAAACGTATTTCTTCTAGGCTTAGCCAGTCGAGACTGATCAGTGGCAGAGTTAGTTCTTTTGGGCCTAGTCAGTCGGAGTCGATCATTGGCACATATTGATGCATTCATGTGTTTGTTTTCAAGActaatttctttatcttatcacggGACTAATCATGACTGTGTAATTCAGAGCTAGTTTCCTTCTGGGCCTAGCTAGTGGAGCTAATTACAGGTACACACTGTTGGATCGAATGTTCTGTATTCAAGACTAGTCTCTTCTAGATCTTGTCACAAACTGATCATGACTGTAGTCATCGAATactaagagagaatttgaaatctTAGTATTATGCATGACATATTTTGAAGATTAAAATTATGTTGGTTTGTACATCTATCATTATAAACTACTATTATTTGGAAAAAATCTGTAACTATGCTTATTCCTCAGAGATATTGATAACTTATTAAGTCTGTAAAGCtcactctatttttttattttttttcagattcagaaaaTCCCATGGAACTGGAGATCGATCAGTGAGGACATAGGACTTAGACAATTTTTTACTTAGCTATATCTAAatagttttattttaaaaatattttttgaattttattgaatttttatttgatttgttaTTAGTCATGaagactttatttttttattaaataaagatATTAAAGAATTTGCTTTTATCGCGGTCTGAGTTGAATTAAGATCCTTATGTATTAGTGATAGACAGGCTTTGCATGTTTGAGGGGTTAAACCCTAAGAATGTGTCACCGTCTGTCACATGAACAGCTTAGATCATCAGATCGGAGCATGATAAATTCAGTGGTACTGGAGCATAGGTTAAAAGATCCTATAATATGAGTTTGTTAGTGAGAGTGGGGTAGAATTTTGGGTATGATTGGATGACTGTAATCATTGATAATTGATAATTACATTAAAACTGATTCTTTCTTTCTAAATAGGATATGATGGCTCATAACCACCTAGGATAGCTGTCTGATACTATGGAGGACTCTCGTATGACTAGTACATATCATACTTATCAGAATGGATATGCCTCCTGAACCCCTAGTGCCTCCTAAATTCATGGTATCTCTCGAACAGCTGGTGCTTCTCAAGCTAATGCCACCTTTAGAGCAGTTGGGCATTTAGATCAGCTCATAGTCCATCACCAGAATAGGGTGAGAGTCAAACTGCTAACCCTCCTCGTCAATAGGATGATGCCCAAAACGATAATCAAGGGACAACCAATACTGATGGTCCAATGGCAAACCTCATATAAGCCTTGATTggactggtgtagtagatggaatGGCAAGGAAATAGAAGTGGCTAGTCATTAAGGTCAGAACGAGGAATAGCAGAATCTAAGAGACTGGCACCACCTACTCATGAAGGCTTCACTGATCCCATCGAGTCATTAAAGTGGCTCAAggaaatgaaaaatatatttgccAGCTTGGAGTGCACCAACCAGAAAAAGGTCCATTTTGCCACCTACCAGTTGCAGGGTGAAGCATTTGAATAGTGTGAAGCCatcaagagacagcaagggacTGATGGGCCAACTACTTGGAACATTTTTCTTCAGGAGTTTATGGACATGTATTTTTCTGATAGCCTTAGATTTGAGAAGGAAAGTGAATTTACTAGATTGATTCAGGAGAATATGACAGTGGCCCAGTATGAGGCCAAATTTATTGAATTATTCTATTTTGCTCGAGATCTTGTGGCAACTGGAGTATCAAGGCTCAAAGATTTGAAAAAGAGTTAAAGCCCAGGATTCACACTAGAGTGAGACCGATGTAGTTCGTCTCTTATCAGGAGGTTGTCAACCTAGCTAAAATAGTAGAGCAAAAGAATAATAACATACAACAGAAGAGGGAGCAACAACAGAAGAAGAGATCCAGATCTGGTGAGTATCCTGGCAAATAGTTAAACTATCAAAGTATTAAGAAGCTCACAGAAGGGTGGTAGGGAGCAGTCAAAGAAAGAATTCGATGTGGCCAATGTGGAGAATCCATATGGAGCAAAATTATCATTGATTCTCAAGAGTCTGTTTTGGTTGTGGTTGGCAAGACCATAAGGCTGCGAATTACCCTCAccgtcaaaattctaaaaatcgacagcCCTCTCAAAGTGTACCCAGACTACCTACATCAAGAGCACCGACCTCTTATCTGGGTCAACCCTCAGGACACGAGTAGGGAGGACCACCCAAGCAAACGACCTAGGCCTGTGTCTACGCTATGACTCAGCAAGATGCGGAGACATCAAATGCCATAGTGGTACGTActccaaaactctttccaatcTAGTTTAATTTAAAGGTAATACAATCTTATGTGTTGAGAGTTATGTTGAATAGTAATAGTAAAACTTTAATTCATGATAAGTATTATCAAAGTAGCATCCGCACATGCTTGTGTTTTATTTGATCCTGGTGCTATCCATTCTTTTATTTTAGCTAAATTTGCTAGAAATGTTGGCCTTAGGCCTATGCCTTTAGAAGATGAGATGTGCGTCTCTACTCCGAATGAGAGTGTCATTGTGGTTGACATAGTTTGCCCTTTTGTACTTTTAGTGACCATGATCTTGCATCTGATCTGATGATTCTGAAGATGAGAAATTTTGATATCATCCTAGGAATGGACTGGCTTACCTCATACCATACCACAGTGGACTACTTCAGGAAGAGAGTGACCATCTAGATTTCAGGATAGGCACCATTTAGTTTCTCTAACAAAGGAATGAATATCTCTGTCAAAATTATATCATCCATACAAGCTTGTAGAATGTTAAGAAGAGATTGTGCAGGATACTTGGCAGTGTTGTAGATACACAGTAGGAGGAGATGAAGATAGAAAATATTTCTATAGTAAGAGAGTTTTCGAATGTATTTTCAAAGGATCTTCCAAGATTGCCCCATGATAGAGAGATAAAGTTTTCAATTGATTTAGCACTCGGTGCTGGACCAATCTCTAAAGCCCCTATCAAATGGCTCCTGTTGAGTTGAAGGAGCTTAAGGAGCAACTCCAAGAACTTCTTGATAAAGGCTTTATCAGGCCCAATATCTCTCCATGAGGTGCTCCAGTGCTTTTTGTTAAGAAGAAGGATGAGAGTATAAGATTATGCATTGATTATAAGGAGTTGAATAAGTTGACANNNNNNNNNNNNNNNNNNNNNNNNNNNNNNNNNNNNNNNNNNNNNNNNNNNNNNNNNNNNNNNNNNNNNNNNNNNNNNNNNNNNNNNNNNNNNNNNNNNNCTATAAAAGAAGGTAATCAGACTGTTACGGGGCCAAACTTACCTAAACACTTAGGTTTACCCCACAGAGATTGGTATCAGGACAAGCACACAACAGAAAATGTACAACACTGCAAGAAGAAATTCTGGAGCATGCATCCAAACTGAAAACTTTTACTCAAGTCCATCTAACACAGATGATCATCCAGACAACAAACATGCCAAACAGTGAATAAATTCGTAGTTCAACATCGAGCCCCCGCGTCCTCAGAAGCACATATTTTTACTATGACCTGAAACCCTTCTaaattattttatgatttcaaCCTGTTTTATTTAAGAATATACGTACTGTGATTGCCAAGTTCCTAACTTTAAACACGAGATTAAAGTGAAGGAAAGCAAGCCGTATACCTTGAGGCTTTCCACGACGCCAGGGACGACCTCGTGCTCAAGCCCCGAGTACTCTCCCTCGGTGTTCTCCCTGATTACGACGATATCGACGTTCTCGTGCCTCGTTGGCAGCCCGGGAAGGTTGAAGCAGTTGACGAGCGAAGCATAGAGATCGAGCTCCTTCCTCAGCTGGACGTTGAGGGAGCTGACACCTCCTCCGACGGGGGTGGCGAGACCGCCCTTGAGGCAGACCTTGTTCCGCCGGATCGACTCGATGACCTCCGCCGGGACGGTGCTCATGTCGCCGTGAACCTCGTAGGCCTCGAAATAGACAGGGGCGTGCATGGCCTCCATGACCTGCCGGACGGCGTCGGTGACCAGGGGGCCGATTCCGTCGCCGGGGATGAGGGTGACCGCCCTTGGCGCGCCGTCTCCGGGGCGGGGCATGTACGTCACGGATCGCCGGCTCCCGGCGAGACCCAGAGGctgaggaggaggggcggcagcGGCGACAGTAGAGTCGTGGAGGAGGTGCCGGAGAAGGGGCAGCGATCTCCTCGCCATGATAGGATTTGGGGTCTCCGATCGAAGGAGGCTAGGGTTTcccagagagagaaagagagaggatcatttcaagaaaagaaaaaagaaagagaacgaGAGGGGGCTTCGAAGCAGAGTGGGGGGCGGAAGGGAAAGGTTAGATGATATGACGGAGATGCCCTCGCAAATGCCGGCTTTTATGCCGACCTGGGATGGGTAAAATTGTCACTTGGGATGACGGCCCCTCAGCGACTGGGATGCTGGTCGCTTTCGGGCGACCGGAGAAGGGCACCGTGTCTGACCATTAACGATGTTCAAATAGCAGCCTCTATGCTGGAGTGACGGCTGTTATTTATAACCTCGTTTCTGTACAAGAGTCCAAACAACCAATTGACAGGCATGCAACCAATTCtcgtcataaaaaatagagaagttACAGGTTCTAGCACGTTGATCTGTATAAATAGCTTTCACTATTAAGAGACTACCTACGGAAGAAAAATAATAGCGATAGATTAGATTACGAAGCAAGCTACAGAAaatttaagataaatataaaatttaattgatgaaATAAAGATAAAAGTTTCATTGATTGATGGTCTGAGAAAGATCCTTAACAATTACAACCTCATATTTATTTATACATCTCGAGGTTGATAGTTCACTTCTATTTTGACATCACTCTTTATAGTTTTATATCACTGCGATGTATGATAGTTATCATTCCTTCTATCATCTAACATTACTCTATATTCTACCCAATCAAAAGCTATCTAACATAACTGTATATTCTACCCAGTCAAAAGCCTGGTAACCGTTCATCAATTACTCCATTCCACCATGATATTTTGTCCTTGGCCAACTAGAGTACTTTTGCTCTGCATTGAAGATTTGTCCTATTTGTATATAACTCATCATgtttagtgttgggtataaaagtgatcacagccgaagtcctccgcGGGATCGACTGCTTGAccactccgtccgaactcctacgggagccggacttcgtcctcgactccaacaactgcaagcggtcctcgtccggactcctacgggagccggactccgccgacaatgccaacagcagactccgctcggactcctacgggagccgggcttcgtcctcgactccaacagatgaagacagacttcatccggactcctacaggagccggactctaccgacgacatcaacagtggatagactccgcccggactcctacgggagccgggctccgtcctcaactttaactgctggtaagcactgtccggactcctacgggagccggacttcacctttaaccttgattgcaggaagactccgcccggacacctacgggagccgggcttcgtcctcgactccaacagctgcaagcggccctcgtccggactcctacgggagccggactccgccgacaacgccaacagcggactccgcccggactcctacgggagccggacttcgtcctcgactccaacagatgaagacagacttcatccggactcctacgggagccggactccaccgacgacatcaacagtggatagactccgcccggactcctacgggagccgggctccgtcctcaactttaactgctggtaagcactgtccggactcctacgggagccggacttcacctttaaccttgattgcaggaagactccgcccggactcctacgggagccgggcttcgtcctcgactccaacaactgcaagcggccctcgtccggactcctacgggagtcggactccgccgacaacgccaacagcggactccgcccggactcctacgggagccgggcttcgtcctcgactccaacagatgaagacagatttcatccggactcctacgggagccggactccaccgacgacatcaacaATGGatagactccgccggactcctacgggagccggactccgtcctcaattttaactgctggtaagcactgtccggactcctacggtagccggacttcacctttaaccttgattacaggaagacttcgctcggactcctatgggagccgggcttcgtcctcgactccaacagctgcaagcggcTCTCGTACATAGGagtccggactccgccgacaacgccaacagcggactctgcccggactcctacgggagccgggcttcgtcctcgactccaacagatgaagacagacttcatccggactcctacgggagccgggcttcgtcctcgactccaacagatgaagacagacttcatccggactcctacgggagccggactccaccgacaacatcAACAGtggatagactccgtccggactcctacgggagccgggctccgtcctcaacttcaaccgctggtaagcactgtccggactcctacgggagccggacttcgcatttaaccttgattgccggaagactccacccggactcctacgggaaccgggcttcgtCATCAGCCCCAAGCTTCAGTCGATGGACACGCATCCCCTGgccgtatcaacggccatgattctgctccactcattgtggcagactctacgcgaccccattatcctctggcaggctgtatcaacggccataattctgctccactcattgcggcagaccctacgcgaccccattatcctctggcaggctgtatcaacggccataattctgctccactcactgtGGCAGaccccgcgcggctccattactgcctgacaggccacgacaAACGGCCccaatcctgctccacctcctgcgacggatattgCACTATTCATCCATCCGCTGGCAAAATGCGacagcaaacgccgccccactacccGCGGCAggttccacgtggcacgctccaGCAAGGGCCacgagtccactccactactcttcgccgcATATTCCGCCTGACCCCTTGGCAGCCCACTgcgagacggttacaaacgtcgccatcaatacgttacctcctccgcctataaaaaggacgatccagatacgttattctataagctcatttcttatctcaaaactctgctaaattctccattcgagcgctccattcttattgaggcagagaactgacttgagcgtcggagggtcttgccggagcaaccccacctccggtttagacttcctttgcaagtcccgacggcgaccgcgacttctccgactccagctcatccggcgccagcagatttttgcaccaacaggattggcgctagaggaagggtctgtgtcttcgcagtacccttgttcttaaaggagcgttcaacggagccaccccgatcgtctcctccggcatCCACTCCTTGCCCCCTCCCCGCGGGATccatactcgatgcctccgcgcaaagcgtccacgcgacggtctacggcctccgcggccagatctcaggctccggcctcccctcctgtttctcaacctcctcctccggcaacggcggtcggcgcggagcagtttgacctgctggcgcagcaggtcagaggcctcgtcgaagccgtgcaggcaatgcagcagcagcagccacaggcatcggcACACCCGAAAAAGGCATCGCCAGAATGTCAGAACCCGACGGAAggacgggccacctgggccagccgccccgtccttcctaggAAAACggacccgagggtggagagccctcgatcggaccacgactccaccccgggGAGATCTctgccccgttctgccaaaggaccctcgagactcgaagtcgagaggatttcctagaccggaggctccaggagatgaaccgacggattgaagaactccgccatgcgccccccgcctatggtgaggatatttgtactgaccctcccttctcccagatgataatgcaggaaccgatcccgccgaacttcaagcttccccagttcgaaagctacgacgggacttcggacccggttgatcatttggaggccttccggacgatgatgctgcttcacggtgccccTGACGCCATCCTTTgctgggctttcccgtctactttgaagggagcagcgaggaactggtacttggctttgaaaccgggtaccatcttttccttcgatcaaatgagccaccaattcgtggctcattttgtcagcagccgacgcccccggaagggttcggagtccttcatcaatatcaagcagagggaaggggagtccatacggaccTATATCAactgcttcaacatcgcggcgttggaagtccggaacttggaccaatcagtttcCATGGCCGCGctaaagggcggccttcagaagaatgatctactATTTTCTCTGGataagaagtatcccagggatttcgccgatttgttggctcgggctgagggatacgcccgagcggaagaagccttcaggatgaaggatgaagagacggcgagggaacggcaggcgggagattcgagtaaacccGCCATTGAGAAAAAGCCAAAAGAAGCCTggctgcattctcgatcccctcccaggagtaagcgcgcccatactccaccggGGGCACGCAGGCAAAGAAGCCCGGagcgcggggttcggcggggttccccaccgggaagattccgcaactacgcccccctcaacgcctcgaaggcccaagtattaatgtaggtcagggagcagctccctaggccggagaggatgcgcacacatcccgggaagcgcaaccccaacaaattttgcctctaccaccgcgaccacggccacgacacagaggaatgcatccagctccaggatgaaattgaggagctcattcggcgaggtcgactcaacagattcatccgtcgcaggccagagggtagaggagaccggtcaaggacccttccacagcctgaaccaccaagaagggaggagcaacccggggaccggcctcccatcgggactatCGACtcgatcgccggagggcctcaaagaGGAGCAGGCTACCCGCGACCGTGAGGCCCGGAACACCTGTAAATATATCACT from Elaeis guineensis isolate ETL-2024a chromosome 9, EG11, whole genome shotgun sequence includes these protein-coding regions:
- the LOC140851564 gene encoding isocitrate dehydrogenase [NAD] regulatory subunit 1, mitochondrial-like, with protein sequence MARRSLPLLRHLLHDSTVAAAAPPPQPLGLAGSRRSVTYMPRPGDGAPRAVTLIPGDGIGPLVTDAVRQVMEAMHAPVYFEAYEVHGDMSTVPAEVIESIRRNKVCLKGGLATPVGGGVSSLNVQLRKELDLYASLVNCFNLPGLPTRHENVDIVVIRENTEGEYSGLEHEVVPGVVESLKVYGLLSFTLISCLKLGTWQSQYVYS